A stretch of the Thalassotalea euphylliae genome encodes the following:
- a CDS encoding PepSY-associated TM helix domain-containing protein — MKSKSIKKLYTLHSWVGIITGILLFVIAFTGAVSVFGRPEIKIWANPEIRTLAQVDTAKVEQLVAEYATQVPEHYQEEILIFLPRVRGNKHLAIIFESHHGEPVTSDDASIDDVKSEQAAQKHSPPVGTSFEFDPHSYELVREKSGLMSEIFATYESDMADFIVDFHADLHLGRPIGLLTTGVLGLTMMLSIVTGIFIHRKILGQLFTFRPRKSYSLMLNDGHKAIGVWGLLFNAVIAFTGAFLGLAVVVLVPAAAFVSFGGDQDKLVETFTAIPAPVIQNVQQSTAIGSAFDHAFELHDEVIVRSMTVMGYGDASAKMYVGIAGGQNIAAQTAVYQAGGEFVERYSNFGRIEGVTGKILDIMYPLHFGNFGGILVKAIWVVLGLGTALLPLTGLMLWMERGVNAANPRYSMKTYQRFNRLIVGSCGGLVVATMLLFPTQMMIKYGMGNNDVGSIIGWPFFISWLAIIVAAFLVPYEKHFARQLAYVTAALLIAVLPIDLLVTGTNKATELATGHYLSSGIDLVCLALGLYLFKLMKNFPKPLPSANATVINQIVANQASANQTGAKEAV; from the coding sequence TATTGCCTTTACTGGCGCGGTTTCGGTATTTGGTCGACCTGAAATTAAAATTTGGGCGAATCCTGAAATTCGTACTTTAGCTCAAGTTGATACGGCAAAAGTGGAACAGTTAGTCGCTGAATATGCGACCCAAGTACCCGAACATTACCAAGAAGAAATACTGATATTTCTGCCGCGAGTTCGTGGCAATAAGCATTTGGCGATTATTTTTGAATCCCACCATGGTGAGCCAGTTACATCGGATGATGCGAGTATCGATGATGTTAAAAGCGAACAAGCCGCGCAGAAACATAGCCCACCTGTCGGCACTTCATTTGAATTCGATCCGCATAGCTATGAACTGGTGCGCGAAAAGTCTGGGTTAATGTCCGAGATTTTCGCCACCTACGAATCAGATATGGCCGATTTTATTGTCGATTTTCACGCCGACTTACACCTTGGTCGCCCCATTGGCTTATTAACCACAGGTGTGCTTGGCCTTACCATGATGTTATCTATCGTTACGGGGATATTTATTCACCGTAAAATTCTTGGTCAGCTTTTTACCTTTAGACCGAGAAAAAGCTATAGTTTGATGCTCAATGACGGCCACAAAGCGATTGGTGTGTGGGGGCTGTTATTTAACGCTGTGATCGCATTTACTGGCGCATTTTTAGGTTTGGCAGTGGTTGTTTTAGTGCCGGCCGCCGCATTTGTGTCATTTGGCGGTGATCAGGATAAGCTTGTCGAAACCTTTACGGCGATCCCTGCGCCAGTGATTCAAAACGTTCAACAGTCTACGGCAATTGGTTCAGCATTTGATCATGCTTTTGAACTGCACGACGAAGTCATTGTCCGTTCAATGACCGTAATGGGCTACGGTGATGCTAGTGCAAAAATGTACGTTGGCATTGCTGGCGGGCAGAATATTGCGGCGCAAACCGCTGTTTATCAAGCTGGAGGGGAGTTTGTAGAGCGCTATAGTAACTTTGGCCGCATCGAAGGGGTTACAGGCAAAATACTCGATATTATGTACCCACTACACTTTGGTAATTTTGGTGGCATTTTAGTGAAAGCAATTTGGGTTGTACTTGGTTTAGGAACAGCGTTGCTGCCGTTGACCGGATTGATGTTGTGGATGGAGCGTGGCGTTAATGCGGCTAACCCTCGTTATTCAATGAAAACTTACCAACGCTTTAATCGATTAATTGTCGGCAGTTGTGGCGGCCTTGTGGTCGCGACTATGTTGTTATTCCCAACTCAAATGATGATTAAGTATGGCATGGGGAATAACGATGTTGGTAGTATCATCGGCTGGCCATTTTTTATCAGTTGGTTAGCAATTATAGTGGCGGCATTTCTGGTACCTTATGAAAAGCACTTTGCGCGCCAGCTAGCTTATGTAACCGCAGCATTGCTTATCGCCGTATTACCGATTGATTTATTGGTCACAGGCACCAACAAAGCCACTGAACTAGCGACAGGTCATTACTTAAGTTCTGGTATTGATCTAGTTTGCTTAGCACTCGGTTTATACCTGTTTAAGCTGATGAAAAACTTCCCTAAACCACTGCCTAGCGCAAACGCAACGGTGATTAACCAGATTGTTGCTAATCAGGCTAGTGCTAACCAGACAGGTGCTAAGGAGGCCGTTTAA